The genomic window AAAGGATGACACTTaatgagaactttttttttgACACTAAACGATTTAACTTTTTTCTATGACAAAAGCTGGTTAGGACAGAAGGAAGACAGAcagaaactttgaaaaaaaaaaaaaaaaaggggagatAAACATAGTGGGAAAGAAAAGAGACAAGCTTTGTCCTTGCAGTTAGTGAGACATGCAAATTCAATCCCATAATTAAACTGGGCAAACAcggaaaaattattatattacttaataaatgataaattaattaatcattcctaattaatcattaatcaaaTGCCCTAACATTGAACCTTGAGGATCCCCAAATTAAAGCTCAAAGTGAAGAGGACCAAAATTCAGTCATCACTCACCATCTTTATGAACACGCATAGCAGAAGCTGTGATGTCTGTGGTCACATTAAAGTAAGGCAGCCACAAGTCCTACAAATACAAGCAAGAAAAAAAACGTTATATGTTGTCGTACATATGATAATCACCTTTCCTAATTACATCAGCTATTCCAAAAATTAAGTGAGTTCAAATAATATTGATCAgtagtaataatacaattatgaaaaataataaaacagtttaGAGTTTTAAAACAGATGAACCCCCAAAAGAGTTTGGGGACCTCTTACCTCGATCTGTTTGTCCTCAAAGACGTTGGAGACGCTGGTGTTGAAAGCAGAGCCAGAGAACATGGACGTGATTGGATAAGTAAGGTCCAATACCGTTTTGAACACAGAGTTCATTGCCTGAAGGCAAAAGAGATGGGTTAAACGAACTGAAATTTGCGTGATTAATAACTAAACATCTATCTTATCTGATTGCTTATCTGATTGCTTAAAGAAAGTTAAAGGGTGTCAGTCGCATTACCTTTGACCACTCTCTCGCCCTCTGCTTGACCCGAACAGCACTTCTCTCCTCTGCATACAGAGCACCAATGAATGAGCCAATGGAAGTCCCTCCCACTATGTCAATGGGAATTCCTGCTTCCTCCATGGCTTTGATTACACCAACATGAGAGCAGCCCCTGCAAAATCAAACAATTTTGAAAATAAGTTAATTGTACAAAAATCCCTTCAGTCCATTTTTAACCAAAGCTGTTTTAATGCAAGAttagcaaaaaacaacaacattgtggTACACATAGAAGGAGAACAAAGGCCATTTTTAaatggatgtcaatggaggaTAGGTTTCACAATCCTGAATAAACTGCTTTTGTGTGTAAACAGCATATCATTTAATAAAGCGACAGCCTATTGGCTAATTCTTCAACATGTTTGCTATTAAAAATTACTTTTGGATTTACAATGAAACATGCTGTTAGTGTAGGTAGGTAGGATTCAAGTTGGATTTAGTATACAGCACTTCCCATTCATTCTTATGGTATGTTAACAGTGACTGACTGTCATACAACACAGAAATTCGATGTCGTCAAGACTGAAATGTGATTGGTTATCAAGGCACACATGATCCAAATTATGCCATTATGGTAGAGCTGTGGACCTTGGTATCTTCCAGTAATAATAATACCATTCTCTGCTCACCTGGCTCCGCCTCCACCGAGTACGAGGGCGATGCTGTTTCCTGTTAGTACTCTGGCCAGCCGTGAGAAATCACTGTGTCTGTCTGCAGTCTTCTCAAAAACCTTTTCATATACCTCTCGCTGTTTAGGACAACAACCCCACCCATATCAAACATAAGAGTTACCAACAATCTTTGTTCTGTAAATCAGCAGAAAGCTAAACACGTTTTGTATTTTTACCAGTTTGGAGGGGCTTCTTCTTGAGAAAACTCTACGGGGGCACTTTAGGTGAAGGTGTCCAGAGCACCAGCTGCGCATGTTTAGCCATTCAACGGTTCTCGACGGTCCCGGCCCGTCCTCACGATGCAGCAGGGCTAACTGCTTCAGGGCTCGTACCGCTGTGTTCTCTAACATCTGCTCCAACTGAGAAGGTAACAACATGGGAACACTTCAGAACACTTCAATTTGATCTTACtcacaataagattttttttgatTCCATTCAATTTGATTTCTATTAATGGTTAATgatttctattaatatttataatgtgtCTTATGTATGAAAAAGACAAACTAAGAATATTTATTGCACAATTTGAAAGTGAACAATATAAATACATCTATATACAGGCTACTTGAAATATAACAAAGCGTGCCTATTTCAGAGCTGAGAACACTGAGgtattcaatatttcattcgtTTCAAGAGTTTCTTTATTTCAATGTCTTCCATCATTAAATCAATCTTCAACATTTTGAATCAATTCTTTAAAGCTATTCATTATTCAAAAATCCACGTTTCAAAATCAATGCATATTTAGTAGAGGTGTAACAATACACAAACATGATGGTTCGGTACATACCTCAGTTTTAATGTCACCGTTTGGTACAGCAAGGGGAAaaacttgtttattattttttattattaaataaatctacctctttctttaaatatattcagtaataattcaaCTTTTCTTTGAGATAAAAATCTACCTCGGCTTATGCTCAAAAACTATAGTGAGCCCTTTTACATTAGGCCTACTATAAGGTTACAGTTAACAACAGAGCCCAAACTTacatttaattactatttatttttctaaatataacaAGCAACACTCAACTTGAAAAAGATTATGCAAAAATGTAAAGTGCACgtaatgtagtttttaaattaacttaaaaatgatAGAAATTCTATTTGTTGTTGAAAAAGCTATATTCATTTTGCACAGAGCCTACCATAACTCGTTTCACAACAGACTGacttatacattaaataattaagaccTCAGGTAAAGTATAATATAATGATTATAAAGTCTAATGTTTCGCGAAATGCTGTATTTGTTCGGTGCACAAACGTACCAAACTGAAACACCTGTACAGAAAATCTTAGGTACGAATTTGTGTACCTTTACACCGCTAATATTTAGTGTTGAGCTGCTTACACCTGTAGTGACTGCACATTCTATATTAATGTGCCAGGTTGCGCAACCTGAAGTTGTGCCTTGCTTAAGGTGAAAAGTAAAAGTTTTTGAATCTTTCCCTGTGGGGTTACCAGCTCTGCTCTTCAACCACTACAGCACCTCAAGCATCTCACATCAATGTGGACAGAAACAACACTAGACTCAAACAAATACCTCTCCAAGTGCAGGTTCCTGGTCTCCGAGCCCCACAATGAGAATGCAGTCTGCTTGACGGATGCAGCGTTGAGTCCATGGGGTCATACTGCTGTCCGTCTGATACAGCACTATACGATTAATGTCCTCCTGCTGAGCCAACCAACCTGACAACCTGTACTCATGAATACTAGAGAAGGACAAGCATTTCAGATTACAATTATAAAATCAGTGAGATAAATACATGTTGTTTTGATCTGATATATACCTGTCCAATGCAGAAGCGCCAAGTCTCTCTCTGATGATGTCACTGGTTAGCAGCAGAGTTGGTCCTGATTGAAGAATGAAAGTGTGTTTGATTATGCATCTAGATCATGGGCTTTAAATGTCAGTCACGTCTTAAGTGTACCTATGGCGCTGAGGGCATGGCTGAGCTCCAAATTAAAGGCACTGATTGGCACTTCATCACAAACAGGAAGCACGGCCACAGTGGAGAGATTACTGGCTGGGTTAGTGACATCAGGACTCGACGCCATGCTTGGCAGACCCAAGGCAGAGCCTACAGAAAGGCAAGAAAAGAGATCTTACCACACTTAGTAAAATTAACAGGTTTGATTCTTAAGTCTTGTCGACTTTAAGCATGGATTTCTTTACTCTTCATTTGTTTAAACATAAGGAAAAGGCTCTGCTTCATATTCTTTATTCCTAACATGATGTATCTTCTCAAGATGGACTTTACTGAAGCACAGAATGAGCTGTGAATGATTCATGTTTGGTACTTGAAAACGGTCCACGGGGCTGTTGAAGGTTCCCCAAAATCTTCTGCCCCAGCAGATGAATCAAGCGTGTCACCACCTGTGGGTATCTTCTCTTAATATTGTTGAGCGTTCCTTCTGGAAGCTTCACCAGCTCAGTGTCTCTGACTGCATGGACTGTGGTGGCACGAGGCTGTCGAGTCAAAGCCTCCacctgaggaaaaaaaagagacataGTTTAGTGATCCTAAATTCAGTTTAGATTATATTCCAGAGCTTTAGACTCACAACTCCAATAAGATCTCCCCGTCCATACTCTCCAACCAGCTCCTTCTTCCCATTCGCTTTTCGGATGACCGAACGCAGTCGTCCATTCAGCACAATATAGGTACAGTCAGACTGATCATCTTGCCTATGGACCACAACTATTTTAATGATAGAATGCAATAAcgatgctgtaaattcagcactgccatcacaggaaaacaaatgacaaaattacagaaaatgttttttcaatcaaataaatgcaacattggtTAGCATAAGATACTTCTATTGAAAATATGTTTGTAAAAGCCATTTTGGTCTTATGTACAGGTATTTCCAGTAGGTGTCACCCTTTCTTGATTGTTCACGATATAGATATAGGTAGGAACCTTCCTTCAGGTAACAGGTGTTGCTGGAGGGAAGGTGTACACAGTTTTTGACCGCTACGCTAGGTTGTTTGTCATGCTAGACAAGTCATTGTAAAGGTGAAGGATTGGTGGATTTACTGACTGTTCATTGGATTCTTGCCTATATGGAAATGAAGACCAGTAACGgtaaaataaatcaacaacaaTGAGCAATTTTAACATCTTGTGTGGACATTCCAGTTAATAGTAACCCAAGCGTGCGCGTCCATTACAAACACCATCCAGCATCCCTCAGCAGCTTAAAGTATTAGACTTGGCCGCTtacattaaacaattaaacaGTAGTGTAGAACAATATACTAAATATcaagcatcgcgttagttcagtcaggccacgttagtcatgcttgcatcagctgacagtcagctgttcctgacgtgtaccaatccagtcttgacacctatcacctgcggtctattcaaattcccattcttcagtgccTGGAAGCAGTctctcacattttgtttacaactcacgtaattgtgaattgtaattatatatatatgcctctaatggttctgttctgtaccccaggggggtttgtcttgctgccctccccactctgtccaagcatggctgcatggacaggtgtgtggagtgttgcccagaacataaccataccgccatcactaactgtatgcaattataatcgtcataaatatacttgacagaggtggtcctgattgaaatatatatatatatatatatatatatatatatatatatatatatatatatatatatatatatatatatatatatatatatataactataagaTTTCTTAAGATTAATCATCCAATCGGCAACTTAAAATTaattatccaaaatacatttcttaattacACAAAGTTATATTTGAACTACCACTTGGGAATGTTGCCAGCCAAATAAAAAGTTAcaactgaataattaaaaaataaaaaaaattcacgaGAGCTGTTATGGTACCTGTACAGGGCCCGTCCGGCTTCAACAGCCATCCAGTCAATGGCGAAATCCATCTGCCGTACAAACGGGGACATGCGGATGGCCACGGTGTGAGCTGCACTGAGAACTACACTTGGCTGCTCACGCATGATCCTACAGGGGGCAGCACAATCTACAATCTACTGCTATCTACTGATGGAGATTaattctttgtgtttttgtttgtgagaTTTGCTATATCTACAATGGCATTCAAAAGACTGAATATTTAAGTGAAATCAGCTGTAGTACTTTatagacacactcactcataGAAGTCAGATTTGGAGATCTTGAGGTAGGTACAGTCACGCTCCGCTTTAATGGTGAAGATGAGCGGCTCTCCTGTGAGTACAGCCAGCTGACCTACCATCTCACCCGACTGggtcacaaacaaacacactgcgTCCTGCTTGTCAATCATCTTCTGATAGACATGAAGACAGCCAGACAGGACAAAATGCAGACTCACATCCTACAGGAAAgaaacataattacaaataacTGTGCCTTCAAAATAAGAGATCTAAGGTTTAACAACTAAATTAGGCAGAAGAAAATAAATGGGAATGAGCACCTGGTCTCCCTGTCTGGCTAACACAGATCCAGCTTTAACATGATGAAACGTCACCCTCCCATTCAGCAGTGCAGGGTCCTGATGATGAAAGAGGGCATATGAGGAAAGGCATCACTCCAGTCCAGCAAAAGAGAGACAGGTGTGACCGTCAGAATACAGAGGAGAACTAAAGTACACGAGAAACTGCTTCATTTTACTGGAAAATGAACTCTGACCACAAGATACCTCAATCTTCATGAGTTTGAGGATCTCTTTCTGGGCCTCGTCGAACACTGTGGCATTAGGTCGTCCTTGAAATGGGCTAAAAATGTTCTCCACTCCTGACTCGTCCTCAGGATACAAATACACACTTGAAGGAGCCTCATCCACCGTCACCTTCCTCTCCCGCTGCTCCTGTGTCACAGAAAACAAGCAGTTTGGGTCATAtttcagtgagttttttttttgtaatacttaTTCTTAAAGATTATTCTCATTACAGTCTCATTACTGCAATacaaaatatgttaatatgtaaGAAGTGAAATGAGTGTACAAAAATCCTCACTCGTGTGAAAGCAGGTGGAGGGGGAGCTCCATCCTCAGCAGATACAGAGATACGCCCTCTCTCATAAGCCATGTCGAAATCTGAATGTAGACCCTTCTGAATTCCTAAGGTCAGCAACAACATTACAGCATCACACCAACAAAAGCATGATATGTCATACATTTCTATAGattatacacacgcacacattgtAACTATGAATtctataatattacatatatattcttatatgtaCACTATcaatcaaatgtttggggtctttaagatttttgtgtatttgaaaatatatatatttttttatgctcagtaaggctgcatttatttgattttaaaattaaaagtaagaataattgtgaaatattacaatttaaagagttttctgtTCTTATATATTTACCAaagcacttttttcatagtttggctggtcctgcgacttatagtcaggtgcgacttatttatcaaaattaatttgacatgaaccaagagaaatgaatcaagagaaaacattaccgtctacagctgcgagagggcgctctatactgctcagtgctcctgtagtttacactgaaaacagagagcgccctcttgtggctgtagacggtaatgttttcttttggttctaaataaatacaacttataGTCCTATGcgacttatttatgttttttttcctcgtcatgacgtatttttggactgatgtgactcaTACTTAGGTGCGACTCATAGTCcgaaaaaatacggtaattgttTTTCTTGTGAtctcaaagctacattttcagcatcatttctccagtcttcaatgtcacacgacccttcagaaatcattctgatatgctgatcgctcaagaaacatttattattatgttgaaaacagttttgcaccTTTTTGTGGGAAcagtgatatacagtatattcaagaCACATGGACCTACCAGCGATGTCTACAGGCATAGATATAGTCCTACTGAGGGTCAATGTTGTGCCACCATCCTTCCCAAGATCCCCACCTGCAGACAGGGTGCATCATCCAAGATGAACTCTCATTGTAAATAAGTAAACAAGCAGATGTTATTATGATATAAAGACTCACCAGTAGCATTTTGGACGGCAGCCTCACGATGTTTATCAGGAACAGTGAGACTGCCAAAGCGTTTGCTGTGTCGTATGGGACTGGAGCGTGTTGGATGAGGGGAGGCAGGAGAGGGACGAGCCTGCGTGTCCTAAGTGAACATGGacacaaaaaggaaataaaacttattttgtatagtactaaatattttaatctttttgcatGCTAGCAACCAATCGTAAGAAAGAAAGAGTGTGTGCATGGAGTGTAGCTCTCTGTTCATTCACATGGCTGAAAAGTTCATTGGTGAGCCCCAGGTAGTTGTGCAGGGCCAGAACGGTCACCCTCTGAAGACGGACCATGATGATCTGCAGAGGACACAACAGGAAAAATATTCTCAATTATGTGCAGCGGCCTTACAGACAACAAAGGAATCTTTCGGGCAATTTTAAAATTCCAGACCTGAACCACCCGCACAAGGCTCTCTGGGTATTTCTCAAAGATGGACAGAAAGGCATCGACAGGCAGTCTGAGGACAGTGGACACTTCTGCCGCTCTCGCTGAAACAGTCTTATATGGTCTCTGGTGACCCTGAAATACGCATGCATACAAACACTGTGAACTATGCATAATTTCAAGAATATGTAATGCATTTTCCAACGTCAACTGCTGCAAAAAATATGCTACCTGACCTTCTTATAGGGCAGTTTCAAAGAACAGGGAGAGGGAAAGAggagaaaagtgaaaaaaaaaacacaagtacaGGAAAAGGAATGGGAACAGGGAAAAggaaaagataaagaaaatgagAGGCAAACAAAGgttgtgtaatattttatttgtgtaaattaaGTAATTGGGTTTCCTGTGATTTTAAGCAGCATGAGCACACAGAAAATGGAATTGTGGGTGTGACTGACTGTGATGACATCAAGGATGCTCAGTAGACTGTGAACACTGTCTCCAGGGTAAACCTCTTTGACCACGCCATCCTTTCCATCcttatgaaagagagagagagagagagagagagagagagaggggtgagtccagggttattattgttaactatatctaaaaccataaaaaatgttgttgcttcaaataaaatagaaactaactgaaaatgttaaaaaaattaattggcaGTTGCCAAGGAAgtatttctcatttttaaaatgactaaaattcaaattaaaacagaatgtatagaaactaatattaacaaaatattaatgaaatctgTAGCAGTATCTAAGTGATACTACAATAACACTGGATGAGCGATTATTTTTTTGCCATAACAGTGAATACACACACCTGTCCAGTAAGACACAACTCCAGCTTGCCATCCTGTACCACATATATGCTGCTATCAGGCTGACCGGGTCTGAAGACATATTCACCCTGCTGGAACTGCAGAAACACCATGTGCTTACACAGCTCCAGGAACAGCGGCTTCTCGAAGTGACCCAACACACTGCAGGAGACACGTTATATATCAGATTTTACCTGAAGTTTTCTTTAGTTTCACTCTTGATGTAAATCAGTTCAGAAACAATGGGAGCGTACCGCACGTTCTTCAGCATGTAGAGCACCTCAGATGGCAGATGAGAATTGGCCACGTCGAACTCTGTGAGATCTGCCTCCAGCACTGACGGAGGAGGTTCCTTCATCTGCAGAGAGGGCACTTCTTTCTTAAAACGCAGGATCCTGAAAAAACAGACATACTGTTAAACCTAATTGTCTGAGCAAATAAAATGACCATATAATGGCACTACAGAAATGTACTTTTTGGCAATATTTAGCATCTTCTGTTTCTTTTTGAGGCGGGGCCTGGAGGATGAAGCGGAGCCCACTAGTGAAGAGGTGGACTGAGACACCTTCCTCATTATCTTCCTCCCATAAAACCAGACTTTGTCTCTTTTACGAAAACGATATTTCGGGGCTTCCTGAGCTTCACGTTCTGAGAGGAAACACAAACAAGCACATATATACACAAGTAAATACGATTGGAGCGTTCATGTAAAGTAATTCAGGGTTTCTGCAAGTTTTATGAAGgtgaatttaagactttttaagactaaTAAAGAAAATTTAAGGAATAAAGGAAGGGAACACTAGACATCGATATGTTCTCTATGTGTTCTCTGATGTCTAAGGAGAACAGTGGGTTGTTTCATAGCATTTAATTGTTATAAATTTAGATTACTTGATCATTTTAcagtgtacagaaaaaaaaaacattcatttcacaaatgtgtttttgaaaactAACTGCGGAGGTGCATCCTGCGCAGGACAAAAAATATCAGGAGAGCGATAAGAACGATGGCGACTCCAGCACCGATTACAATTCCCACCACCTgtacacagacagaaagacagtgagaaatcaagaaaactttcatttctgaaggatcatggggcaaagaagactggagtaatgatgctgaaaattcataatatatatatatatatatatataaattattattattattttattttttttgtatacaaaATTATTGTATACAAATGTCTATGAAAATGAAATAGCCCAAATATTGTGATAATTTGTCATTCATGGtggaaaaatgcaatatttgcacACTTCTGCAAATGCTGTGATTCAGTGTAACAGTGTCTACTGACCATGCTGGTCTGCAGCTGATCCTCCACCAAACTCTTGATGTTCCCAAATCCGTCCAGCTACAAAACACACAGGATGTTATTACAGGCTTTTTTTGAGACAACGCTGGGATCAAAACTGAgaacatgttaaaaaaatactAGCTATCTGGCTCTTGaacaaagagaaagggaaaaagtGATGGAAAGAGAAATATCTGAAAGATAAACTAATTTGTTACTGGAGCACAACTATTTTGTTCTGTTCCATAATTATGTAAACTTTTCCTCTCTCCACTGTGCCGTCATTCCTTCAAGCCTTCCCACTCTGTCACTCTCGTACTCACacatttattctttctttcttagcTCATTTATTTTCAACAAAGCAAGGCCCACAGTGTCTCTAAAGTGAACAGCCACTTTCAGTTTCTACAGTAGCTCAGTGCATTAAGTGGAGAGTcagttataaatgaaataataatgaatcTTACACAGACATGATAAAAGCACTGAAAAAATTATTTCCTTGCAACTTTTGttgattattagcatgcatattactattgcccatttattagtacttataaaagcatatatttatgccttattctgcatgaccatatattTAGATCCTTTAATTCTacacaatacctaaacttaacaacagccttactaactattaataataagTAGCAAATTAAGATTTATTGTTGGGGAAACTCTTAATAAATAGTGTATATATGTTCCCTTTTCTAAAATGTTAcctagatatttatatattttgtatagaaTGATGAATATGAGTGTGCATTGTATGAGTGCAACACCCTTGGAAATGAAGAAGTACTTGAAGTAGTGGGTTTTATCATCTGTGGAAACCACATAAGAGTGTGAATGTTAACATCCGCTAACATACACTactagtcaaaagtttttgaaccttaagattttttatgtttttttaagaattctcttctgctcaccaagcctgcatttatttgatccagaatacagcagaagcagtaaaattgtgaattatttaaaataactactttctatttgaatatatttttaaaatgtaatttattcctgcttttttttgcatcattactccagtcttcagtgtcacgtgattcttcagaaatcatgctaattttATAAATTTGCTGCTCATGTGCACATAACTAGACATCTAGTTGCATCTTCTAAACTCTAACTTTTCCCATCATGACAGagcaaaaaaactaatttcacaCCAATAAATGTTTCTAAACAAGTCACATGATCAGATTATCTTCCCAGCAACCAAACATGTGTGTGTAAGGTAAAGCATTAGGGTGGTGCTGCTCACCTGTGGAGCTTCTGCAAACTCTGGGCCTGATGTGCTCTGTCCCATTCTACCTCAACACACAGCTGGGCCATCAATGACAGCCACTGCAACACACAGCAAGACAACAGGCTTCATGCACAGatcagcatcacacacacattcaataagaatCACTGCAGGCTAAAAAAAAGCTTCCTATAAACATATTCAGTTCATGTCCATGCACATTACAGGGATCAGCTGGATAGattttataatacaaattaaatggtACTAGATTATTAAACAGATCAGGACTGAACAATACAGCTTTCAAATCAAAGATCACAATCAGCAGAGGAAACTATCCAATCACAACTCCTCCCCAAACTGATGTCATCATCcctgataaaacacacacatgcagcatgAGTGATTTTCATTCTGATCTTCCCACCAATAACAACATGTTCCTTTCACATCCAGGGTTGCACGAGGTGCCTGTTTGTACACTGAACCACATGCACGCTGATTTCACTGACCTAAGCACAACACAAGCCCTTCATATTCACTACACACATAAGCACATTTATAGTGGGAGAGCCCAACCTCCAACAAAGACACATGTGCCCTTACATCTCACTTCTACACCTTAAAAAACAGCACGAGTCCATCTAAAGCCATTCGGTGATGACATCACAGTGTCTAGAGGCCAACAAGTATTTTTTAATGATTGGGGGTGGAGAGAGGATTAGATTACTGAGATCACAGCAGACATAAAAGAGATTCATCCACATCTGGATCTGACTGAGTGTGTATAAAATTCACTGTTAACGGCTGGAGATGCAAACCAACTATGAAAGATTTACTGTTCATAGTATACAGATGAAAGAGACGTAGTGAGTGATTGTATCACATTCAGATCGATTATAGGCAGAGATAGCATTGACATTCAATAACATGCTATAGAATAACAAGAGAGGGAATGGAAACCACAGGGTAATGAtgaactgggggggggggggggggtctgaaaTGCCAGTATTCATTACTCACTAATGGGCACCTTCTAATAGCCATTGTCCTCTATTAACAATGCTCttacacagttttattttaaagccCCCAACTGACAAATACAACACTCAACAATTCAACAAAGCATTAATGCAATGTCCTTCACTATATTAGACATGTTCAGCGGTTTAGACACGCTCAAGCATAATGTGAACaactttgatttaaaatgttatgcatACAAGATGTCGCTGCACAACAGAGACAACTCATGCATGACTTTAATGGAAACAACCGCTATTACTTTCCATGAGTACAAAATAGTGCCTGAAACTCTTTAAAatgttaccttttttatttaaaaaaaaataatataataaataaaaaatagtcagTGAAAGAAGGTcaacccaaaaatgtaatttatttactcaccctgaaattgttccaaacttgtatgagtttctttcttctgctgaacaaaaATAAGAtagtttgaaaaatgttggtaaccaaacagtttctggtccccattgcCATCCATAGTATTCTTTTCCCTCCATATAATGGAAGTCGGAAGGGATCAGCAACTCTTTGGTTACAACTTACCAACCTTGTTCAAAGTATCctcttttatgttcagcagaagaaagaagaagggggtgtaaatgatgacagcattttcattttcacatgaactattcctttaaccttcAAAAAGGTTAACAGTTCCCAACTTTGCCAACCTAAAAAAATCAGCAACCTAAAATGTTCACCCAAAACAGTGAGAAAACAGAAAGGATTTTTCAGTTTCAGCCAAGATTGTTTTGGAGGGCAAAAACCACTGACTGAAACAATCTTGTGTGTGTACACACTTCACCAGGACCGCAAATAATGCCAGAGCAGCAATATCTAAAAATTTTTGGCTGTACATGACACCCTAACCAGTTCAGTCACTCCGTTACcctaatttttgtttttgggcTAAACTAAATGTTGGCtgacctgacaaaaaaaaaaaaagtctgtcctGTC from Carassius auratus strain Wakin chromosome 1, ASM336829v1, whole genome shotgun sequence includes these protein-coding regions:
- the LOC113064314 gene encoding neuropathy target esterase-like isoform X3, with amino-acid sequence MGQSTSGPEFAEAPQLDGFGNIKSLVEDQLQTSMVVGIVIGAGVAIVLIALLIFFVLRRMHLRKREAQEAPKYRFRKRDKVWFYGRKIMRKVSQSTSSLVGSASSSRPRLKKKQKMLNIAKKILRFKKEVPSLQMKEPPPSVLEADLTEFDVANSHLPSEVLYMLKNVRVLGHFEKPLFLELCKHMVFLQFQQGEYVFRPGQPDSSIYVVQDGKLELCLTGQDGKDGVVKEVYPGDSVHSLLSILDVITGHQRPYKTVSARAAEVSTVLRLPVDAFLSIFEKYPESLVRVVQIIMVRLQRVTVLALHNYLGLTNELFSHDTQARPSPASPHPTRSSPIRHSKRFGSLTVPDKHREAAVQNATGGDLGKDGGTTLTLSRTISMPVDIAGIQKGLHSDFDMAYERGRISVSAEDGAPPPPAFTREQRERKVTVDEAPSSVYLYPEDESGVENIFSPFQGRPNATVFDEAQKEILKLMKIEDPALLNGRVTFHHVKAGSVLARQGDQDVSLHFVLSGCLHVYQKMIDKQDAVCLFVTQSGEMVGQLAVLTGEPLIFTIKAERDCTYLKISKSDFYEIMREQPSVVLSAAHTVAIRMSPFVRQMDFAIDWMAVEAGRALYRQDDQSDCTYIVLNGRLRSVIRKANGKKELVGEYGRGDLIGVVEALTRQPRATTVHAVRDTELVKLPEGTLNNIKRRYPQVVTRLIHLLGQKILGNLQQPRGPFSSSALGLPSMASSPDVTNPASNLSTVAVLPVCDEVPISAFNLELSHALSAIGPTLLLTSDIIRERLGASALDSIHEYRLSGWLAQQEDINRIVLYQTDSSMTPWTQRCIRQADCILIVGLGDQEPALGELEQMLENTAVRALKQLALLHREDGPGPSRTVEWLNMRSWCSGHLHLKCPRRVFSRRSPSKLREVYEKVFEKTADRHSDFSRLARVLTGNSIALVLGGGGARGCSHVGVIKAMEEAGIPIDIVGGTSIGSFIGALYAEERSAVRVKQRAREWSKAMNSVFKTVLDLTYPITSMFSGSAFNTSVSNVFEDKQIEDLWLPYFNVTTDITASAMRVHKDGSLWRYVRASMTLSGYLPPLCDPKDGNLLMDGGYINNLPADIARNMGTKTVIAIDVGSQDETDLCNYGDSLSGWWLLWKRINPWAEKVKVPDMAEIQSRLAYVSCVRQLELVKKSAYCEYIRPPIDRFKTMDFGKFDEIYDVGYQHGKLVFTEWARGDIIKNVLKDHRSADYNDSKKTDSCTCPSADFTDLAEIVSRIEPVQSYLADAEESDYATEYEEDGMDIVREAEGEEEEEEEAEDPEDQSPGEWGPNGIFTSDEEKTVRQRKNITREPNMDFS